One Chryseobacterium sp. StRB126 genomic region harbors:
- a CDS encoding class I SAM-dependent methyltransferase has protein sequence MSALRSYYYKLPPGFRLLGRKLYYFPIDLYEGITGKRAKNEPKKGDIYVGSSDFIPHGIRQMNVLKKHIALKNTDHVLDIGCGIGRTAVALSGFIDKGTYDGFDAVEKGIKWCDKHVHRKYPNFNFKFTPIYNDLYNTFSQKAENFTFPYDDAQFDKVFLFSVFTHMQIPEIRQYLNEISRVLKSGGQCLATFFLYDESKKEGGSMHFPHQYEGYRLMDDKVTAANIAVSAPLLNQMTHEAGLKVKTIQGGFWRNDVEKEGADEFQDIVVFEKI, from the coding sequence ATGTCTGCATTACGATCATATTATTATAAACTGCCTCCCGGTTTTAGACTTTTAGGAAGAAAACTCTATTATTTTCCTATAGACCTCTATGAAGGGATCACCGGAAAAAGAGCTAAAAATGAGCCTAAAAAAGGAGACATTTATGTGGGGAGCAGCGATTTTATTCCCCATGGGATCCGTCAGATGAATGTTCTGAAAAAACATATCGCCCTTAAAAACACAGACCATGTTCTGGATATTGGCTGCGGAATCGGAAGAACAGCTGTTGCCCTGTCCGGATTTATAGATAAAGGTACTTATGATGGTTTTGATGCAGTAGAAAAAGGAATTAAATGGTGTGACAAACACGTTCATAGAAAATATCCGAATTTCAACTTTAAGTTTACACCGATTTATAATGATCTGTATAATACTTTCAGCCAGAAAGCGGAAAATTTCACCTTCCCTTATGATGATGCTCAGTTTGATAAAGTATTTCTATTTTCTGTATTCACCCACATGCAGATTCCTGAAATCAGACAATACCTGAATGAGATCAGCAGGGTTTTAAAAAGCGGCGGACAATGTCTGGCCACCTTCTTTCTTTATGATGAGTCTAAAAAAGAAGGAGGCAGCATGCATTTCCCACATCAATATGAGGGCTACAGATTAATGGATGATAAAGTAACCGCTGCCAATATTGCCGTGAGTGCTCCATTACTGAATCAAATGACTCATGAGGCAGGTCTGAAAGTGAAAACAATACAAGGAGGTTTCTGGAGAAATGATGTAGAAAAGGAAGGTGCCGATGAATTTCAGGATATTGTAGTATTTGAAAAAATCTAA
- a CDS encoding bifunctional 5,10-methylenetetrahydrofolate dehydrogenase/5,10-methenyltetrahydrofolate cyclohydrolase, which yields MAEILDGLKVSKEIKAEIKVEVEKILASKRRAPHLVAILVGNNGASKAYVNAKVKDCEEVGFQSSLIKFPSTVSESELLETIDELNKSKAVDGFIVQLPLPDQVDQEKIINAIDPRKDVDGFHPENFGKMALEMDTFLPATPFGILTLLERYNIETKGKDCVIIGRSKIVGRPMSILMGRKDFPGNSTVTLTHSYTKDIEEYTKKADIVITALGDPHFLKGEMIKDGAVIVDVGITRVDDDSPKGYYLAGDVDFDSCAAKASWITPVPGGVGPMTRAMLMKNTIIAYKTSVYND from the coding sequence ATGGCAGAAATTCTTGACGGACTTAAAGTATCCAAGGAAATTAAAGCAGAGATTAAAGTTGAAGTTGAAAAAATCCTTGCAAGCAAGAGAAGAGCACCTCATTTGGTAGCAATTCTTGTAGGAAACAACGGAGCAAGTAAGGCGTATGTAAATGCTAAAGTAAAAGACTGTGAAGAAGTAGGATTTCAATCCAGCTTAATCAAGTTCCCTAGCACAGTTTCGGAATCTGAACTATTGGAGACAATTGACGAACTGAATAAATCTAAAGCTGTTGATGGTTTTATCGTTCAGTTACCTTTACCGGATCAAGTTGACCAGGAGAAAATTATCAATGCTATTGATCCAAGAAAAGACGTGGACGGATTCCACCCTGAAAACTTCGGAAAAATGGCTCTTGAGATGGATACTTTTTTACCGGCAACACCTTTCGGGATCTTAACATTATTGGAAAGATATAATATTGAGACTAAAGGAAAAGACTGTGTAATCATCGGAAGAAGTAAAATTGTAGGAAGACCAATGAGTATCTTAATGGGAAGAAAAGATTTCCCTGGAAACTCAACGGTGACTCTTACCCACTCATACACAAAAGACATTGAAGAATATACTAAAAAGGCAGACATCGTTATTACAGCCTTGGGTGATCCACATTTCTTAAAAGGAGAAATGATTAAGGATGGTGCTGTAATTGTTGACGTTGGTATCACAAGAGTAGATGATGATTCTCCAAAAGGATATTACCTTGCCGGTGATGTAGATTTTGACAGCTGTGCAGCAAAAGCAAGCTGGATTACACCAGTTCCTGGAGGAGTAGGCCCAATGACAAGAGCAATGTTGATGAAAAACACCATCATTGCCTATAAAACTTCGGTCTATAACGACTAA
- a CDS encoding 7-carboxy-7-deazaguanine synthase QueE, with amino-acid sequence MNKEQDILLKEGKMLPVMEHFYTLQGEGAHTGKAAYFIRLGGCDVGCHWCDVKESWNPELHPLMDAVEIAETAAKHCKTIVLTGGEPLTWNLEILTSKLKELGCTIHIETSGAYPMSGHLDWITLSPKKTGLPKEEIYQKAHELKVIVFNNHDFAFAQEQAAKVSENCKLYLQSEWSKRDDMYPKITDFILEHPEWQASVQTHKYLNIP; translated from the coding sequence ATGAATAAAGAACAAGATATTTTATTAAAAGAAGGTAAAATGCTCCCTGTAATGGAGCATTTTTACACTTTACAAGGAGAAGGAGCACACACAGGAAAAGCCGCTTATTTTATCAGATTAGGAGGCTGCGATGTGGGTTGCCATTGGTGTGATGTAAAGGAAAGCTGGAATCCTGAGCTTCATCCACTAATGGATGCAGTGGAAATTGCAGAAACAGCTGCTAAGCATTGCAAAACCATCGTTCTTACAGGAGGTGAACCTCTTACATGGAATCTGGAAATCCTGACGTCTAAATTAAAGGAACTTGGTTGTACTATTCACATTGAAACTTCAGGAGCATATCCTATGAGTGGACATCTGGACTGGATTACCCTTTCTCCAAAGAAAACAGGATTACCGAAAGAAGAGATTTATCAAAAGGCTCACGAGCTTAAGGTCATCGTTTTCAATAATCATGACTTTGCGTTTGCACAGGAGCAGGCTGCCAAAGTTTCTGAAAACTGTAAACTTTATCTTCAAAGTGAATGGAGCAAAAGAGATGATATGTATCCTAAGATTACAGATTTTATTCTGGAACATCCGGAATGGCAGGCTTCAGTACAAACCCACAAATATCTGAATATACCTTAA